One Punica granatum isolate Tunisia-2019 chromosome 3, ASM765513v2, whole genome shotgun sequence genomic window carries:
- the LOC116200925 gene encoding glucan endo-1,3-beta-glucosidase 11, with amino-acid sequence MKRSGFSVQSLCLLLLLCFNYPIGILSLKGFAGTYGINYGRIADNIPSPDEVVRLLKESKIRNVRIYDSDHTVLEAFSGTGLNLVVGLNNGLLKDINSSTDRAMSWVQDNVQAFLPETRIRGIAVGNEVLGGSNNDLYGALLGAMKNVHGALKKLKLDDQIQITTAHSQAVFSNSYPPSSCRFKDDINEFLKPMLEFFQDIGSPFCLNAYPFLAYMGDPENIDVNYALFQSTDGIYDPVKDLHYDNMLDAQIDAAYVALESAGYKKMEVIITETGWASKGDSNEAAATVSNARTYNYNLRKRLAKRKGTPMRPKSILKCYVFALFNENQKTGPTSERNFGLFKPDGSIAYDIGYRGLSSSAASLKDLQARYYLCSHAITLAASVTVLLLLRRLL; translated from the exons ATGAAACGATCCGGGTTCTCCGTACAGTCTCTGTGCCTGCTGCTCTTGCTCTGCTTCAACTACCCGATTG gaATATTATCACTAAAAGGATTCGCTGGCACATATGGGATAAATTACGGGAGAATCGCTGATAACATTCCCTCCCCTGATGAGGTCGTGAGGCTTTTGAAAGAGTCGAAGATCAGAAATGTCCGTATTTATGATTCAGATCACACAGTCCTCGAGGCATTCAGTGGGACTGGGCTCAATCTAGTTGTTGGGCTCAACAACGGCCTTTTGAAGGACATCAACTCGAGCACGGACCGTGCAATGAGTTGGGTTCAGGACAATGTCCAAGCTTTCCTCCCCGAGACCCGCATACGTGGGATTGCTGTTGGGAACGAGGTTCTGGGTGGGAGCAATAACGATCTCTATGGGGCCCTCCTTGGTGCAATGAAGAACGTGCATGGTGCCCTCAAGAAGCTCAAATTGGATGATCAGATCCAAATCACTACTGCCCATTCCCAAGCCGTTTTCTCCAACTCTTATCCTCCCTCTTCGTGCCGGTTCAAAGACGATATCAACGAGTTCTTGAAGCCCATGCTTGAGTTTTTCCAGGACATCGGGTCTCCTTTTTGCTTAAATGCTTACCCATTCCTCGCCTACATGGGTGATCCTGAGAATATTGATGTTAATTATGCATTATTCCAATCGACTGATGGGATCTATGATCCGGTAAAGGACTTGCACTATGACAATATGCTTGATGCTCAGATAGATGCAGCTTATGTTGCTTTAGAGTCTGCAGGCTACAAGAAGATGGAAGTTATAATCACGGAAACAGGCTGGGCCTCGAAAGGGGACAGCAATGAGGCTGCTGCTACAGTTAGTAATGCAAGGACGTATAATTATAACTTGCGGAAGAGGCTTGCTAAGAGGAAAGGGACTCCCATGCGGCCCAAGAGCATTTTGAAATGCTATGTATTTGCATTGTTTAATGAGAACCAGAAGACTGGTCCCACCTCTGAGAGGAACTTCGGCCTTTTCAAGCCCGACGGGAGCATTGCATATGATATAGGATATCGTGGGCTTAGTTCATCGGCTGCCTCTTTGAAG GATCTCCAGGCTCGATACTATCTCTGTTCGCATGCCATTACATTAGCAGCTTCTGTGACTGTGTTGCTTCTGCTCAGAAGATTGCTTTAA
- the LOC116198759 gene encoding umecyanin-like: MAKLSLVVVAAIAALSIIALQGAEAATYFVGDTVAWRIPPNGAAAYTNWSSSYTFQVEDVLVFNFATGQHDVAHVTQANYNSCEDDSPIQLLTTGPANFTLNATGTYYFICTIGDHCESGQKVTVTVGSSSGSPSPTASPPPGNSTTTPSQSPPPGSSGAPSLAAASKVFLAPLAIVMGFMWI; this comes from the exons ATGGCAAAACTCTCTCTCGTAGTCGTCGCTGCAATAGCAGCGTTGTCGATAATCGCACTGCAGGGTGCCGAGGCAGCAACTTACTTTGTGGGAGACACCGTTGCGTGGAGGATCCCTCCTAACGGGGCAGCTGCATACACGAACTGGTCGAGCAGCTACACCTTCCAAGTCGAAGACGTACTAG TCTTCAACTTCGCAACGGGTCAGCACGACGTGGCTCACGTGACGCAGGCAAATTACAACTCCTGCGAGGATGATTCTCCGATTCAGCTTCTGACCACCGGTCCTGCCAACTTCACCCTCAACGCGACAGGGACTTACTACTTCATCTGCACCATTGGCGATCATTGTGAATCGGGTCAGAAAGTAACTGTAACTGTCGGATCCTCTTCTGGTAGTCCCAGTCCCACTGCCAGCCCCCCACCCGGCAACTCGACCACGACTCCCTCCCAGTCCCCACCTCCGGGCAGCTCCGGTGCCCCCTCTCTCGCAGCTGCATCAAAAGTCTTCCTTGCCCCTCTTGCCATAGTAATGGGTTTTATGTGGATATAG